The Syntrophobotulus glycolicus DSM 8271 DNA window GTGGGTGTTTCATAGAGCCGGATAAATTTAACGGGAATATTGGCCGCCAGTAAGGTCTTCATCATCCAGAGAGCGATATTTTCCGAAGTAGGCCTGAACGATACAAGCTCATTGATATACTGATGGTCCAGCTTATCGATTATTTTTTCTTTTATTGCCTGCTTCAATTTGACAAAATCCCACACCATGCCGTCATCGGCCGCTCCGGCCTCATTTTTCACCGGTCCATAAATACCGACCTGGAGCTTATAGGTATGCCCGTGGAGATTTTGGCATAGGCCCTGATAGCCCTCCAGCCTGTGAGCGGCATCAAATGTAAATTCTTTTACTATTGTTGCTTTCGCCAT harbors:
- the queD gene encoding 6-carboxytetrahydropterin synthase QueD, which encodes MAKATIVKEFTFDAAHRLEGYQGLCQNLHGHTYKLQVGIYGPVKNEAGAADDGMVWDFVKLKQAIKEKIIDKLDHQYINELVSFRPTSENIALWMMKTLLAANIPVKFIRLYETPTSYVEIHEGDIGE